The DNA sequence CCGGTCGATACGGCCGACGACTTGATTCGCGGGATACATTTGGGTGGCCGTTGGAATGAATCTGTGATTGGCTGCTGGAAGGCAGAAGAGACGGAGGAGTTTTTGGTTGAACTTTCCTTACCGAATAAATACCGTGGGCACGATGCGGTTTATCACTTACATCCGGCTTTGTTGGACCAAGCTGTAAATGCCGCCAACCATTTGATGGATGAAAAAGAGCTGTACCTGCCTTTATCTTATGGGGAGTTGCGCGTGTACAAGCCGCTTCCGCCCCGATTGTTCGCCCATTTACAAAAGGTAGACCGTACTGCTAGGCCAGAGGATCGACAAGCGGGGGCACCTGTTCATCGCTTTAATATGGCTTTATACGATGCTGCGGGAGGCCTCATACTGGAAATTCGTGATTACTGCATAAAATCGACCTCGGAGGCGTGGGGGGAACGCGAGGCGGGTGAGGCGTACGGATACAAGCAAGTGTTTCGTCCATACAAGCTGCCATCAGAACGGGAACTCCCCTCGGGAGCGGTGTTAGTTGCCGGAAAACGCACAGCCTCTTTTGATGCGTTAGTTGCCACTCTTAGTGACCAAGGGCGGCGAGTGATTGAAATTGCTCACGAGGGGCAAGATTGGGGACAGGCCTTGCATTGCTTGGACGGTGAGGAGTTGGCGCTCGCCGTATTCACGTGGGCACCACACAGTTCACAGAGCGAAACGTTCGATCTTCGGGAGAGCGAAACAGATGAAGCTGTTTTACAAGGTTTCAAATTTTTACAGGCATGGTCCAAGGCGAAGTATAAAGCAAAAGCAGGACTAGTCGCGCTAACGTTCAATTCGTGTGTCGTGAAAGAAAGTGATCGGGACTTACATCCTAGTCAAGCGGCACTCGGGGGACTTTGGCGAGTGAGTCGGTTAGAATTCGCTACGTTACACATGCGCTGTTTGGACTGTGACAGAGCGACACCGATGGCATCCGTATTACGGGAATTGGCCGCGCAAGATCGACCAGATTTCTTGGCGTATCGAAACGGGCAAGCTTACGAACATGCGCTGGCGGCGAATCCCATACTGCCTCACAAAAGCAGCTGGGCACCCCAAAATGACGGAGTGTATGTCGTAACTGGCGGGACGGGCGACCTCGGTACTGAAGTGGCTACTTTCCTCGCTCGAAAGGGCGTACGTCGTGTCGTGCTGATCGGTCATCGTCCGCTCCCGCCATCTGAGGCGTGGAACGACCAATTGACAACGACGGACGATGCGGAGCTGAGACGGAAATTGGGCACATGGATAGAGTTGGAACAAAGCTTGGACGCGTTCGAAGTTCGTTCGGCTGGACTCGAAAACTATGAGGAAGTGGCGGCGCTTTTGTCCGAGCTGCGGAGTAAATACGGGCGCATTAGCGGGATTTTTCACTTGGCTGGTAAAGCTGGCGACGGGTTTTTGTTCCATAAACAAGAGGAAGTCTTTCGGGACGTTTATGCACCTAAAGCTAACGGTGCCCTAAATTTGCATTTAGCTAGCTTACAGGAGCGACCGGACGTATTTATATTATTTTCCAGTATTTCTTCGATCGTGCTAAGCCCCGGTCAGACTGACTACACGTCGGCCAATATGTTTCTCGATTCGTTAGCTGAGCTAAGAAGGCGCATGGGATTGCCAGCACTCAGCCTGCAATGGCCCGCCTGGCGTGAAACGGGAATGGCTTATCGGATGGGGGCTGTCAACGAAGAGGAAGCATTTGCTCCGGTGAATACGTCTGAGGCACTCGAACTGTTGGAACGCGCCTTATGTCCGTCCCAATCACTACCTCCCGTGCTCATGCCAGGACGGATGCAGCCCACATTTTCGCCCGCTAAAGAGAAGCGTATTGGGGAGGTGGACGTTGCGGCAAGTGCGGACGATAAACGCCAACAAGTAACGATTCTCGGCATGAGTGACCCGGATGAGGTCGATCGCGCAGTGGCAACAATTTGGATGAAGACGCTGCTCGTTGCGGAGGTGGATGCGGACGAACCATTTAGTAACTTGGGGGGTAACTCGTTGTTAACCACGCAAATGCTTAAAGAGTATGAACAGATTTATCCAGGTTTGATGGATATTGCTGATCTTTTTACTTATACGACGTTGCGTGAGCAAGCGGACTATCTCCGGTCTAAAATTGCCACTCCTGAACGGACGGCTGAGGAAGCCGCAGAAGTGCACCTACTCGACATGGGAGACGATGCGGACATCGATGACATCCTCGAAAGAGTCTCTCGGGGCGAGCTATCGGTCGAAGAATCCTCTACCCGCATATTTTTACAAAGGGGGAGAGACGAACAATGGAACAAGTAAAAAAATATATTTTGTCCCAATTGGCAATGCAAAAATTATCGAAAGAAGAGGCGAAGGCGTTGTTGCTCGATTTGCAGAGCAACCCGAAAGAACCGTTGCAAGGTGATGTGGCGATCATCGGCATGGCCAGTCGCTTTCCAAAAGCGGATGACCCGGAAGCTTTTTGGGAGCTATTGAGAGATGGGGTGAACTGTATTCGGGATTACCCGAAGGCGCGATTTAACGATTTTGAACACGTGTTACGGAACCCCCATTACTCGGAATTTATGCTCGGGCAAGTGATACGACAGGAGGATGTGCCATACGTTCACACCAAAGCGGGGTATTTAGAAGAAATCGATAAATTTGATGCGCAATTTTTCGGTATCCCCCCAACTGAGGCGATTTATATGGATCCACAGCAACGCATGGCCTTAGAAGTTGCTTGGGAGGCAATGGAAGATGCGGGATACGGGGGCGATTCTCTCGTAGGGAGTCGCACCGGAGTGTATGTGGGGAAAGAGGGCACTAATTACTCTTTTTACCGACACCACTCTGCAGGGCATCCGATGCAGTTGACTGGGTCGTGGGAAAGTTTGATGGTGAGTCGCATTTCCTACCTTTACGATTTTAAAGCACCTTGCATGGTTGTTGACACTGCCTGTTCCTCTGGTTTAGTCAGTATCCATATGGCCGTGCAAGCGCTGCTCAATGGCGAGTGTGATCTCGCTATTGCCGGCGGGATTAACTTATCCTCCGGCGGTGAGTTAAAACCTCAATTTCAAGGGAAAGCGAACTTGTCGGATGTCGAGTCCGGTGACGGGCTAGTGAGAACGTTTGATGCTAAGGCGAATGGTACCGTATGGGGTGAGGGAGTCGGCTTAGTCATGCTAAAACCGCTGCAAAAGGCGATCGAAGACAGGGACCACATCCGTGCCGTCATTAAAGGCAGTGCGATCAATAACGATGGGGCAGCGAGTAGCATCACGGCACCGAGGGCGGAAACTCAAGAGGCTGTCATCGTCGATGCGTGGCAGAAGGCGGGCATTCCCCCGGAAACTATTTCTTATATTGAGGCACACGGTACGGGAACAGTGTTAGGGGATCCGATTGAGGTGAAAGGTTTGAGTAACTCGTTTCGCCGTTTCACCTCGCGGCGACAGTTTTGTGCGGTAGGTTCGCTAAAGACGAACATGGGTCACTTGGTCGGCGCTTCAGGCGTTGCTTCCTTAATAAAGGTCATTAAGTCGATCGAGCACAAGGAACTAGCCCCGAACATTAATTTTGAGACGCCTAACCCTTATATCAATTTCATGGACAGTCCTTTGTACGTCAACGACAGCTTGCAACCTTGGGATACTGGCGGGGTACCGCGGCGGGCGGCCCTCAGCTCATTCGGCTTTAGTCGGACGAACTGTCATATGGTCGTCGAAGAACCGCCAGTTTTAGAAGTGTCGGCAGCTCATCAACCGCGTTATTGTTTTACAATTAGTGCCAAAAACGAGGACGTATTGCAACAGTACGTGACTCGTTATACGCGTTTTTTGGCAAAGGGTGAGTGGACGTTAGCCGACCTATGTTACACGAGTAATATCGGTCGGGGTCACTACGAACACCGAGTCGTTGTCATTGCCGAAACCGAGGTGGCGTTGCGCCGTGCTCTGGATGCGTTGAGTGAGAAGAGCATTCACGCTTCGCAAATACCGGGGACGTTTGCAGGTCACTTTCACATTGTCAGTGAAAAGAAAGTACAGCGCGAAGAAGGTGAGCGCAGCAAACACGAACTGACAATATTAAGCGAAAAAGCAAAGGCAACCTTGCAAAGCTATCTCGACGGTGGCTCAACGAACGTGAATTTACTGGAAGAGGTGTGCCGTTTATACGTACAGGGGGCAACCGTTGACTGGCAGATGCTTTACCGTGGCGAGAGGCGCCGCCGCGTGGCTGCACCGATCTACCCGCTGCAGCGGACGAGGTACTGGGCGGATCCGAAAATAAGCGAAGTGCGTCCAGAACCGTATGAGATACTACACCCGCTAGTGGAAACAAGAGTCTCGGCAAACGCCGGAGAGATCAGTTACGAGACGACGCTCAGTATCGATAAGCATTGGCTATTAGCGGATCACCGCATCGTCGGTAAAGCAGTGCTTCCGGGAACTAGCTATTTAGAAATGGTTCGCTTTGCTGCCAGCGAGGTGCTCGGAAAGGAAAGTTTAGTATTTAGTGATGTGTTTTTTCTAGCGCCTTTAGTCGTGGAAAACGAGGAAAGGGCGGTCGTGCGCCTGACTCTCGTCCCGGAATCGAGCGGTTATTCTTTTGCGGTCGAGAGCATTACCGATTCGAACGAGCGGGTCCTCCACGTCAAGGGCCGGGTAGCGGCATGTGACGTCGAACCGACTGACGTGTCAATAAACTTTGAGGACTTTAAGAGTCGGGCAGATGACGTCATGGATCCGTATATTTTTGAGAGCGATACAGGTGTCTTCAAATTTGGTCCCCATTGGGATACGGTACGTGCTGTCTGGCAAACGGACAAGGAAGCATTAGCTTTTTTAAAGTTAGATGAGAGTATTCAGCATGAGTTGGATGCGTTTCCACTCCATCCTTCGATGCTTGACAATGCGGTTAATTTGACCAGCCAAAATACTGGAGACACATTTTTACCGTTTATGTATAAAAAATTACGGTATTTTGCCCCTTTGACAAGAAACGTTTATACGTACCTCCGTATGCACACGGACAAAGGTAGCTCTGGCGAGACGATGACTTACGACATCGACCTTTTGGATGCTGACGGGCGAGTGCTAGTGCAAATTACTGACTATACCGTAAAACGCGTGCACAATTTTACGTCGCTCGAAAGCGATAAAGTACCTGGGCGCTGTATGCAGATGACTTGGGTGCTGCGGGAAGAGACGCCGGAGATTCCGTTGACGGCATCGTCAGCACCGTGGGCGTTGCTCGCCACCGCGGGCGCGCGAGCCGAGCAGTTAGCGGACGCTTTAGTCGCTTCCGGACGGGAAGTAGCTACTTATTATTTGCAAGCGGCAGGGGATGGCGGAACAGCTGCCACATTTAATCCGGATGAGGACCAACTTGACGCTTTGTTAGACGAAGCTGAAAAACGAGGGGTCGAAGGGATCGTGTTCGCTACGGATTACACGTTGGAAGACGATGTGCGCGATCACATGCTACACTCGCATGAAGTTTTTCAGAGCAGGCGCAAAGTTGGCGTAGACGGTCTGTTCCACTTGTGCAGATGTTTGCTTAAACGCAAAAATAAGAACATTAAACATATAAAAGTATTAGTTCGCGATACGTGGGAAGTGGACGGTTCTGAAACGGGTTTATCGCCATTGTCCGCTGCTACGGCGGGGCTCGCGAGAGTCATCGGACAAGAATACCGCCATATCGATGTCGACGTGCTAGATGTTTCAGGTACGGTTTCGGCACATTCTGTCATCGAAGAGTGTTTTAGGGGCACAGGGTTTAGGGTGTTGCGACCTTCCGGTGTTTATATCGAGGAACTGCAACCGCGCGTAGTCCCTTCAACTAGAGAGCTTTCCATCGAAACGAAAGGTGCCTATGTCATCACTGGCGGTTTAGGTGGGCTAGGACTTTCCATCGCTGAACGGTTAGCGGACAAAGGAGAAGCTACAATAGTTTTACTCGGGCGACGGCAGCTAGCGGCGCTAGATGAGTGGCTAGAACTATCAACATCGGACGATATGAAAACGAGTCAGCTGTACACGCGGCTCTTGAACTTGAAGGCTCGTGTAGGACACATAGAATACATGTCGCTAGATGTAGCTGACTCTGCGGCTATAGCTGCATTAGGTGACGACTTGAAGACGCGCTACGGCGGAATCGCCGGCATATTCCATACAGCGGGTGTGGCCGGAGACGGATTCTTAATGTTAAAAGATGTGAGTGATTTCCACGACGTATTAAATCCGAAACTAGACGGTTCCGTGAATCTACTGCGACTTCTATCGGAAGACGGAACGAATTTCTTAACGCTGTTCTCTTCTATTACGGCTTTAACCGGTGGGGAAGGACAAGGAGATTATTGTGCCGCCAACGCTTTTCTCGATGCCCTTGCAGAAGCGGGTCGGCGCGCTGGGTTAAATGTGACGGCGGTTAACTGGCCGAGCTGGCGCGAGGTGGGTATGGCTGTCGATTTCGCAGTCGATGCAACGGAAAGTCTGTTCCGCCCTGTCGACGTCGAAGAAGGTTTAAACTGGCTGGAACATTTAATTGTCGAACCCGAGAAAAGGCTCGTGCCAGCGGATTTGAACGTGTCCGCGCTAGCACGAGGTGAGACCGTTCCTTTTCGATTGGCTTTGGAACTGACAAATCGCTTGCGTGCGACAGAAGGAGAGGATCGTAATCGCGCGACGCGTGAAGTAGAGGTAATGATAAAAGGGACGAACAGCCCAACGCATACACAGCGTCTATTAGCAGACGCCTTCGGCCAATTGCTGGGGCTTTCTGAGATCGATATTTATGTCAGTTTTCAGGACCTGGGGGGAAATTCGTTAATGACGACGCAGCTTTTGCATATCATTGAGGCGCACTTCCCTCACACGGTAGACATTTCAGACATTTTTTCCTATCCGTCCGTCAATGAGTTGGCTGAGTACATCGATCAACAGGGGCAAAGTGTCGCTCTTGACGCCAGTAGCGAAAAAGCTGCAGAAGATCGAGGGCTTGTGGATTTGATTGAAGAGGAATTAGAGGGAACTGAGTTTTTGGATGAATTTATGCAACAGTTGCGGGAGAGGTGACGATGACACGTACAGGAATGGACACTAAAAAAGAGCTGGCACGTTTTCTCCTCAATAAAGTGAAGCAAAGAGAACTTGATCCGAAGTTGGCGATCGAATATATAAAGGAATTGGAGGCAGGGGCAGATGATAAAGTCGGACCGATGGCAATCATCGGTCTCTCCTGTCGCTTCCCCGAGGCAAACGACCCAGACGAGTTTTGGGACAACTTAGCGGCGGGACGCCACTCGATCCGATCGCTCCCCGCTGCCCGGGTGAACGATATTCAACGCATTGGCGGCGATACTTCTTCACTTATGAAGGCCGGTTATCTCGATGCAGTCGATACGTTTGACCCAGGATACTTTAACATCCCTCCGGGTGTTGCCAAAAAAATGGATCCTTACCATCGGCTGCTACTGCAAGTTTTTGTGGAAACGATTGAGTCGGCGGGTTATCATCGAGGACAACTTCACGGACGTCAAATCGGAGTCTTTGTAGGTAACGATCACACACACCGTTTGGAAACGTCGTATTTATCCTTCTTAGATAAGAAAGATTTCACGGCGTTAACGGGTTCGTGGACAGGTGTGTTAGCCAGTCGGCTGTCCTATTTGTTAAATCTTCGCGGGCCGGCAATCGTGTTCGATACGGCTTGTTCCTCGACTTTAGTAGCTTTAGACAGTGCTATAAAGTCTATTGTAAATGGGGACTGTGAGGCTGCACTCATCGGAGGGGCGAACCTTCTTTTCTACCCCGGAAAACTGGACGGCGAGATCCAGTCGCCAGACTTCAGAGTACGCGCGTTCGATCGACAAGCGGAAGGGACAGCTTGGGGGGAAGGCGTCGCTGCAGTATACATTAAGCCGTTGTCGAAGGCGTTAGCCGACCGCGACCATATTTACGGTGTGATTCGCGGCATTGCCATTAACAATGACGGAAAATCGAACGGTCTGACAGCGCCAAGCGCCAAAGCGCAAGAAGAAGTATTACTGAGTGCTTGGGAGCGGGCGAACATTTCCCCCGAGACGATTTCTTACATCGAAGCCCACGGCACTGGCACGAGTTTAGGTGACCCGATTGAAGTGAAAGGATTGACGGGTGCGTTTTCTAAGCATACGAAACGACGTCAGTTTTGTGCGATCGGTTCGGTAAAGACTAACATCGGACACACTGTAGGGGCGGCTGGTTTGGCTTCATTGATCAAAGTACTTTTGTCGATGAAGGCAGAGGCACTTCCGCCTAGCTTGAACTTCAGTCAGCCCAACCAGCTAATCGATTTTTGCAACAGCCCGGTATACGTGCAACAATGTCTGGCTGACTGGCCAAAAGGAGAAACACCGCGGAGGGCGGGAATCAGCTCCTTCAGTTTGTCGGGGACGAACGCCCACGTCGTCGTGGAAGAAGCGCCTTTTGACGACAGGGGGGTTACGTATGAAGGATGGGGAATATTCCCTATTTCTAGCCGTTCCCCGGAACTGTTGCGGGAGACAGCGTTGCGCTACGAGCGGTACGTGAAGCGCCATCGAGACGTGCGTTGGGAGGACCTCTGTTTTACAGCTTGTATCGGTCGGGAACAGGAAGCGGTACGTGCGGTTGTCCTCTGTCGCGACTCAACCGGATTGGCGGCAGGCTTGCGTGCGTTGGATGACTGTTTGTCGAAGCGAGTGAGCGATCACGTGCAGGACAACGGTATAAGTGATGTAAGTAGCGAAGGGGACGGCTTCTATTTGTTTTTAGGAACTAACGCAGATGCACCCGCTCATGCCCAGGGAATAACGTATGACCGAGAGGCTTCAGGTCAAAAACTTGTGCGGGACTTAGCGAAGCCTGAAGGATCACACGATGTGGGCGCTTGGAAACAACTAAGCTCCTTCTTCGTGCAAGGAATGGACGTGGATTTTAGTCCGTTGTTTGTCGATCGTCCCGTGCGACGCGCGCCATTGCCCCCGACAGTGTTTGACGACGATCGTTATTGGGATGAAACACCGCGACGAATGCCGGCCGTCTCTGAACAGACAGAAGAGGGAGAGGAAGAGGGAGAAGTCAGTAGAAAATCGTTGTGGGCGCAGGCGCAAATCGGTGATTCGCGTTTCAATCGGGAACCACAAGACGCAGTCGAACGATTCGCCGCGTGGGCGTGGTCGGAAATTTTAGGGTACGACACGATTAATCCCGATGATGACTTTTATGCGCTCGGCGGTGACTCGATCACCGGATTGAGGATTGTGCATCTCATTAATAAGGCGTTTGCTCTCGATCTCCCGCTATCTGTTTTGATGGGATCTCCCGCTTTCGATGCGTTTGTGCATCGGCTGCGTCACGATTTCGGAGTAGACGGGAGCGATCTTATGGCTCTTACGCGAATAGAAGAATCTCAATTGGCGCAAGACCAAAGTAGAGGCCAAACAGAGAACTCACCATTTCCATTGTCACCTGCTCAGAACAGAATGTTCTTGACGCATCGTTTGATGCCAGATTCTCTCGCCTACAATGTGACTGGTGTGATCAAACTCGCCGAGAGGGAAAGTGCTAATGAGATAGAGGCGATTATTCGCATCCTCGTCGAACGACACGACAGCTTGCGCACGTCATTTTATATGGAGGAAAACAAACCTGTTCAAGTGGTAAATTCTGAAGTCGCCTTTGCAGTTGACCGAAAAGTGCTGTGCGATAACGGGACGAAAACACGCGAGGAAGTTCTACAGGAGGAACTTAAAAAGTTTATTCGGCCATTCGATTTGCGTAAAGCGCCTTTATTTAGGATTGGATACTTTACATTTGGTGACGAAGAGTCCTACTTAGCGATTGATATGCATCACATCATTACAGACGGCATTTCCATGGGTGTTTTTTTCGCCGACTACATGTCCTTAGCGAAAGGACGGCAGCTAAAGCCGTTGTCATTTGGCTACCGGGATGCGGTTCAGTGGTTGTGCGATCGCTTAGAGGATTCCGATCTGGAGCAGCAACGGGAGTGGTGGAAAAACGAGTTTAGAGACGGTATTCCAGTACTTAATTTGCCGACAGACAAGCAGCGCCCTGCCGTGCGCGACAATCGCGGTGCACGGTTTTTCCATACGGTGCCCGCAGACTTGCATAAGCAGATCAAAATGCTGGCAAAGCAGTCTGGTGCGACGGAATTTATGGTGTTACTGGCTGCATTTCACAATTTATTGGCCCGCCTGGGTGGAGATCGGGATATCGTGATCGGTACTCCGGTCGCAGGACGTCCGCGATTGGAATTTCAGCATTTGGTCGGCATGTTCGTTAACACATTGCCCATTCGGACCAAATCGGAAGTAGGGGAGAGCTTTTCCAATTTGTTGCAGCGCTTGAAAAAGACCGTCATCGGTGCGTACGAGAATCAGGAATACCCTTATGAATTACTAATTGACGATATAAAGCCCGAACGCGACCCAAACCGTAACCCGTTGTTCGATGTGTATTTTGCCTTGCAAAACATCGATATGGGTTTGCCAGGTGACAGCGAGAGAATTGTAGATTTCGAACCTGGTAGTGCAAAGTTTGATTTAACCGTCAGTGCACGCGAAACTTCCACAGGGCTACTCATGGAATGGGAATACGCTGAATCGCTTTTTTACCGCCGAACGATTGAACGTATGGCCAAGCGCTATGAGTGCATGCTGCGGTCGATCGTGAAGACCCCCAATGCGCGATTAGGCGATTTGGAAATAATGGAACCCGAAGAACGCCAGTTACTTTTGGAAGAATGGAGTGGTACAGTCTCCCGTTATCCCGGGGAGCGGGGGATTATCCCTCTCTTTGAACAATGGGTTCACGAGCGAGGGGATCGGAACGCACTCGTACTGGATAACCAGAGTATGAGTTATAAAAAGTTGAACAGCCGTAGCAACCGCATCGCGCGCGCCATCCTGGAAAAAGGGGGCGTTCCTGGTACGGCGATCGCCCTTTTGTTGCACCGATCGTTCGATATGATCGCTGCGATCCTAGGGGTACTTAAAGCAGGTTGTCACTTCGTACCGCTCGATAGCGAAAATCCGCGGGAACGGTTACTGACGATCATGAGGGACAGTGGGTCAAAGCTATTAGTCACTCACAACGATCTCGCGGGGCACGTGATAGACGAGTGGAAGGAGGAGATGGGCGTTCTCGATCTCGACCGTCTCGATAGCAGTTTACCGGACGACGATCTTAATATAGAAGTAAGCGGTGAGGATTTAGCCTACATTGTGTACACTTCGGGATCGACCGGTACGCCTAAGGGCACGTTGATCCGGCAAAAAGGAATTGTTCGCTTAGTCCGTCAAGCGGATTACTTGACCATTTTTCCGGAAGACGTTCTGCTGCAGCTCTCTAATTATTCATTTGACGGGGCGATGTTCGATATATTCGGAGCGTTATTGAACGGCGCTAGTTTAGTATTGCTACACAAGGAAGAAGTGACCGACCCTGTCGTTTTGGGGGAACGCATTCGCGACAGCAACGTTTCGCTGTTCTTTATTACGACGGCTCTCTTTAATGCTTTAGTAGATGCGAGTCCCGCCTGTCTCGACCGTACGAGGAAGGTTCTCTTTGGCGGGGAAGCAGCCTCGAAACATCACGTGCGTCAAGCTTTTGAACGCCTAGGACCCGGACGGTTGATCAACGTTTACGGCCCGACGGAAACGACAGTTTATGCGACGTATTATCCGATCGACACGCTTCCGGAGGATGGAACGATTCCAATTGGTAAAAGCATTGGGAATACGGAGCTTTATGTGCTCGATGAGCGGATGCGCTTACAACCGATTGGTGTGCCGGGGGAATTGTATATCGGGGGTCCTGGTGTGGCGACTGGCTATTTAAACCAGCCCAATCTTACGAAGAAACAATTCGTGGAAAACCCCTTCCAACCCGGGGGACGATTGTATCGCACGGGAGACTTAGTCGCTTGGGGGGATGACGGGTTCCTGCAATATTTAGGCCGCCGAGACCAACAAGTTAAATTGAGGGGGTTTCGGATCGAGCTAACGGAAATTGAAGAACATGCGGTCGTTCATCCAGCCGTGCGTGAAGCGTTTGCGGCAGTTCACGACGACCGACACATACTCTGCCTATGGGTCGTTCCGGAGACAGGCATTTCGGAGTTTGACGTTCAAGACTTGCGGCAGACGTTGGCAAAGAGACTGCCGAGTTATATGGTACCGACTTTTATCACCCCGCTGCCCAGCTTGCCGTTAAACAAAAACGGTAAAGTCGACAAAGGCAAACTACCGGAACCTACAGTTGGGACGGAGGGGCAAGGGCGCGCGCCGCGCAATGAACGGGAAGCTTTACTGATAAATATTTGGGCGGAAGTGTTAGGTATTAGCAAGCCGAGCATCGATGACAACTTTTTTGCCCTTGGCGGCGACTCGATTAAGGCCATCCAAGTTGTCGCACGTATGCAACAAGCAGGGCAAAGCTTACAAGTCGCAGATTTGTTCCAATATCAGACGGTGGAATCGCTCGCGCCACATGTCACGTCAAAGCGAGAAGTTGAGGCAGAACAAGGAGAAGTGCGGGGTCTTTGTGTCCCAAGTGTCATCCAGTCATGGTTTATGCGAACAGCGGGACATTTGCACCATTTTAACCAAGCGATGTGGATTCGCAAGAAGAAAGAAATCGACTACGTCAAGCTGGAAGCAGCTCTTAACCGTCTGTGCCAGCACCACGACGCGCTCAGGTTGGCAGTCTCTGCGGACGGAACGATGCGCATTAAGGGGATAGAGGAGGGCAACTTGTTCTATTTAACCGAATTGCCTGCGGACTTAGATCAAAGTGAACGCCGTGATTATATCATCGAGGTACAGCGTCACATAAACATTCAGGATGGTCCGTTGGTCGCTGCGGCTGTTGGCAGAGGGAGGGTAGGAAGCGAGCTATTTATCGCTATCCACCATTTAGCCGTGGACGTCGTCTCTTGGGATCCGCTATTGGAAGATTTGTTCGCTTCGCTAGACAGCCCGGACGAGTCACTCCCACAAAAAACAACGCCGTTCCCTGTTTGGACGAAATCTTTAGCAGCATGGGCAGGCGAAGGGGGAGCGAAGGATGAACTGCCTTACTGGCGAAGAATAGCTAAAAAAGCTAAAGAGGCGCCGGTACCGTTTGTGCCGCAAAAAGTGTTACACAAGGACACGGTAAGCGTGAAACATTGGATTGAGGGGGAAATTGGCGAGGCATTGTGTAGTAAGGCCAATCGCGCGTACCATACTGAGACGGTACACTTAGTGCTCGCTGTATTGGCTCAAGCCGTAGGAGCTTGGAAAAATCGTTCGGCACTTCTATTCAATCTTGAAGGGCACGGCCGAGAAGCGTTTACCGACGGCTTAGACGTCAGCCGTACGGCGGGCTGGTTTACGAGTGTTTTTCCAGTGTTATTGCAGGTAGAAGAAGAAATAGGGGCAACCGTTAAGGCTGTCAAGGAATGCGTTCGATCTGTTCCGAGACGGGGATTCGGTTTTGGGGTTTTACGTTCGTTA is a window from the Numidum massiliense genome containing:
- a CDS encoding non-ribosomal peptide synthetase, yielding MTRTGMDTKKELARFLLNKVKQRELDPKLAIEYIKELEAGADDKVGPMAIIGLSCRFPEANDPDEFWDNLAAGRHSIRSLPAARVNDIQRIGGDTSSLMKAGYLDAVDTFDPGYFNIPPGVAKKMDPYHRLLLQVFVETIESAGYHRGQLHGRQIGVFVGNDHTHRLETSYLSFLDKKDFTALTGSWTGVLASRLSYLLNLRGPAIVFDTACSSTLVALDSAIKSIVNGDCEAALIGGANLLFYPGKLDGEIQSPDFRVRAFDRQAEGTAWGEGVAAVYIKPLSKALADRDHIYGVIRGIAINNDGKSNGLTAPSAKAQEEVLLSAWERANISPETISYIEAHGTGTSLGDPIEVKGLTGAFSKHTKRRQFCAIGSVKTNIGHTVGAAGLASLIKVLLSMKAEALPPSLNFSQPNQLIDFCNSPVYVQQCLADWPKGETPRRAGISSFSLSGTNAHVVVEEAPFDDRGVTYEGWGIFPISSRSPELLRETALRYERYVKRHRDVRWEDLCFTACIGREQEAVRAVVLCRDSTGLAAGLRALDDCLSKRVSDHVQDNGISDVSSEGDGFYLFLGTNADAPAHAQGITYDREASGQKLVRDLAKPEGSHDVGAWKQLSSFFVQGMDVDFSPLFVDRPVRRAPLPPTVFDDDRYWDETPRRMPAVSEQTEEGEEEGEVSRKSLWAQAQIGDSRFNREPQDAVERFAAWAWSEILGYDTINPDDDFYALGGDSITGLRIVHLINKAFALDLPLSVLMGSPAFDAFVHRLRHDFGVDGSDLMALTRIEESQLAQDQSRGQTENSPFPLSPAQNRMFLTHRLMPDSLAYNVTGVIKLAERESANEIEAIIRILVERHDSLRTSFYMEENKPVQVVNSEVAFAVDRKVLCDNGTKTREEVLQEELKKFIRPFDLRKAPLFRIGYFTFGDEESYLAIDMHHIITDGISMGVFFADYMSLAKGRQLKPLSFGYRDAVQWLCDRLEDSDLEQQREWWKNEFRDGIPVLNLPTDKQRPAVRDNRGARFFHTVPADLHKQIKMLAKQSGATEFMVLLAAFHNLLARLGGDRDIVIGTPVAGRPRLEFQHLVGMFVNTLPIRTKSEVGESFSNLLQRLKKTVIGAYENQEYPYELLIDDIKPERDPNRNPLFDVYFALQNIDMGLPGDSERIVDFEPGSAKFDLTVSARETSTGLLMEWEYAESLFYRRTIERMAKRYECMLRSIVKTPNARLGDLEIMEPEERQLLLEEWSGTVSRYPGERGIIPLFEQWVHERGDRNALVLDNQSMSYKKLNSRSNRIARAILEKGGVPGTAIALLLHRSFDMIAAILGVLKAGCHFVPLDSENPRERLLTIMRDSGSKLLVTHNDLAGHVIDEWKEEMGVLDLDRLDSSLPDDDLNIEVSGEDLAYIVYTSGSTGTPKGTLIRQKGIVRLVRQADYLTIFPEDVLLQLSNYSFDGAMFDIFGALLNGASLVLLHKEEVTDPVVLGERIRDSNVSLFFITTALFNALVDASPACLDRTRKVLFGGEAASKHHVRQAFERLGPGRLINVYGPTETTVYATYYPIDTLPEDGTIPIGKSIGNTELYVLDERMRLQPIGVPGELYIGGPGVATGYLNQPNLTKKQFVENPFQPGGRLYRTGDLVAWGDDGFLQYLGRRDQQVKLRGFRIELTEIEEHAVVHPAVREAFAAVHDDRHILCLWVVPETGISEFDVQDLRQTLAKRLPSYMVPTFITPLPSLPLNKNGKVDKGKLPEPTVGTEGQGRAPRNEREALLINIWAEVLGISKPSIDDNFFALGGDSIKAIQVVARMQQAGQSLQVADLFQYQTVESLAPHVTSKREVEAEQGEVRGLCVPSVIQSWFMRTAGHLHHFNQAMWIRKKKEIDYVKLEAALNRLCQHHDALRLAVSADGTMRIKGIEEGNLFYLTELPADLDQSERRDYIIEVQRHINIQDGPLVAAAVGRGRVGSELFIAIHHLAVDVVSWDPLLEDLFASLDSPDESLPQKTTPFPVWTKSLAAWAGEGGAKDELPYWRRIAKKAKEAPVPFVPQKVLHKDTVSVKHWIEGEIGEALCSKANRAYHTETVHLVLAVLAQAVGAWKNRSALLFNLEGHGREAFTDGLDVSRTAGWFTSVFPVLLQVEEEIGATVKAVKECVRSVPRRGFGFGVLRSLTEDLTLEDREALESLQSAISFNYLGVQGEQHPGAVEIEPLPADVTVDGNYETSLVLDIVAAQVGTALCLDIRYPRALFSAEEFRDLLKLIDQAATEVAYHCSEQTVGEKTASDFTVTPLEQEELENILDDLDIK